TTGCCGAACGACGGTTCGCGGGCCGCGTTCTTGATGGCGAGCAGCTTCTACGAACGCATTCTCCGAGGAATCGAAGCGCGCTGTTTCGATCCGGAGGGTTCGCGCGTCGTCGTCAGCGGCGCGCGCAAGCTCGAGCTCGCGGCGCGCTGCATGATTACGGCTTACACGGGCTTAGCGATCATCAGATAAATGACCGAAAAAAGTGCGATGGTCACCAGCCATCCGGCGGCGTTCCAGAGGGCAAAGAGCGTCGGTAATCCCGGCGAGCCGTCGCGCGCGCGGCGACGCATCGTCAGCTCGACGGGCAGCAGCACGCCCAGCCAAATAAGCCCGCCGAAAATGACCACCTCGAGCGCCCGTCGCGTCCAGAGCACGCGCACCGGATCGAAGCCCTCGAGGTGCGCGAGAGCGACGCCGCTGGCGACGACCGCGCCCCCGAAACACGCGGTGAAGAGCACGTCGGTGAAGAGAATCTCGCGCGTTGCAAACGCAAAGAGCGCTTTGTCGCGGGCGAAGTATGCGCGCAGTGCCCACACGCCCGTGACCGCGAAGTTTCCCAGCCATAAGACGGCGGCGGCAACGTGCAGCGTTTTGAGGAATGTCACTGCTGCGCCCTTCGGGAGGGGCCGGTGAAGTCCGTCATCGTGGTCGGCGCCGGATTCGCGGGACTCTCGGCCGCGATCGAGCTGGCGCGCCGCGACCTACGCGTGACGGTCGTAGAATCGCAGAGTTCCCCCGGCGGTCGCGCACAACGCTTGCACGCGGCGGGCGGCTACACGTTCGATGCCGGCCCGACGCTGTTGGTGATGACCGACGTACTGCGCTCGGTGCTCGGTGCCGATGCGTTCGAAGACCTCTCGCTGGAGCGTCTGGAGCCGGGATATCGCGTCTTGTGGCCCGGCGGGGAGCGCTTTGAAATGAGCTCGAACTTGGCGCGCTTCCTAGAAGAAATCGCCCGCTTCGAGGGTTTCGACCGCCGCAGCCCGGCGTTGGAATATCTTGCCGCGGTTCACGAGCAGTATCTCCAAGCGCGCGCCAAGATTCTCGACGTCGATCATACGCCGCTGTCATTTCTGGCAACGCTGCTGCGGCCGGGGCGCTTTGCGCCGTGGTCGCTCCGACCGCTGCTGCGCTTCGCGCGCAAGTATTTTCGGAGCGACCGTGTGGTGCAGGCGCTCACGTTTCAGCCGCTCTATCTCGGCACGTCGCCGCTGCGTGCGCCCGGCGTCTACGCGATGCTCGCCGTCGAAGAGATCGTGGGCGGCGTGTGGTACGCGCGCGGCGGCATCGGCACGGTCGTCGACGCGCTCGAAGCGCAGGCGCGCGCGCTGGGCGTGACGTTCGCGTACGACGCGCCGGCGCGCGCGGTCGTCGAGGAACGTGGACGAGCGCGCGGCGTGCGTTGCGACGGCGGCGAACTGCGCGCCGACGGGGTCGTCGTGACGGCCGACCGGGAGCCGGCGATGCGCGCGCTCTTCGCCGATCCGCCGCGGATGCGGCGCCGGTTGCGTTACGGCCATTCGGCGATCGTATGGTATTTGGGCATCGAAGGTTCCGTGGAGCTGCCGCACCACAGCATGCTCTTGCCGGACGATGCGTGGAGCGCGTACGAGGCACTCGATCGCGGCGAAGAGCCGTCCGAGCCGCTCGTCTATGCATGCAATCCGTGCATCTCCGATGAGTCCCGCGCGCCGCGCGGTCATTCGGTTTTGACGCTGCTCGCGCCGGTGCCCAATGCTTCGGCCCTGCCGCGGCTCGACGAAGAGGCGCTCTTCGCGCGCGTGCTCGCGCGAGTGGAGCGCGAAGCCGGACCGTTGCGCCGGCGGATTCGCTATGCCGGGTCGCGCGGCCCCCGGACCTTTGCTTCGCAGCTGCAGCTCGCGCGCGGCGCCGCGTTCGGACCCGATCACACGCTCGATCAAATGGCCGTGCTGCGCCCGTCAATTCGCCATCCGCGCATCGGCAACGTGGTCTTTGCGGGCAGCGGGACTCACCCAGGCTCGGGCGTGCCGATGGTATTAATCTCGGGCCGTCTTGCGGCGCAGCACTTGGTAGAGGCGATCGCGTGATCGCGGCGCGACGGTACGAAGGCTTCGTCGCGACTTTCGGCGCCTACGTGCACTGGCTCTTGCGACGGTCGTTTCGTGGCGTCTGGGTATCGAAGGGCGCCACGTTTCCTTCGAGCGGCTTCGTGGCGGTCGCGAATCATACGTCGTGGTGGGATGGATTCGTGGCGTTTGCCGTGCAGCGCGCGATCGCACCGCGGCACCCGTTCTACGTGATGATGAGCGAAGATGGTTTGCGGCGCTTTCCCTTCTTTCGTTACGGCGGAGCCTTTGCCGTGGACGCGTCGTCGCCGCGCCGTGCGCGTGACGCAATTCTCTATGCCGCCGATCGCGCGGCCGCGGGTACGGGTCTCTGGATCTTTCCGCAGGGCCGGCTCGAGGCGCCCGGGACGTCGCTCGTTTTCACCCGGGGCTTCGCCCACGTCGCGCGCCGAGCTAACGTGCCGGTGATCCCCTGCGCGATGCGTTTCGCGCTGCTCGACGGACAGCGTCCGGATGCGTTTCTCGAAGTCGGCCCGACGGTATACGACGCGTCGCGCGCGACGGGCGAACTCGCGCGCGGCGCCGTTGCAGCGATGTTGGCCCGGCTCGATTGCGAGATTTCATCCGGTCGCGCGTTTGAGAACCGTCGCTCGCTAGTGGCGCCGGCGCGAGGCGTCGATGACGTCACCGGGCGCATCTTCGCGCCGTTAGGAAAGTCGTTGTAGCGTGGCGATTGCCGTTCTCGCGTGGCTTTGCACGGCGATTGCATGCGGCGGGCTCGCCGTGCAGCTGCTGAACATGCGCTTCTACCCGAGACTGCGGCCGCGCACGTTGCCCGAACGCTCGATCGTCGCCTGTGTAGCCATGCGGAACGAAGAAGAGAACGCGCGCGCGTGCATTGATGGACTGGCGGCGCAGCCCGAAATCGGCGCGATCCTCGTCTGCGACGACGGATCGTGCGATCGAACCCTCCCGCTGCTGATGGAGCGTGCGGCGCGCGACTCACGCATTTTCGTAGTGCCTCTGCCGGATTCGAAGAACGCGTCGAAATCCGCGGCGCTCGCCGTCGCCGGTGCGTACGCAGCGTCGCTGCCGTATCGCTATCTCTTGTTTACCGATGCCGACGTGCGCCTCGAGCGCGGCGCGGCCGGCGCGCTGCTGACGCGCTTGCACGAAGCGGACGCGACGGCGTTGACGGCGTGGCCGCGCGTGCGCGGTGAGGCGCTTGCCGACGTGCTGCTGGCGCCGCTGGTGACGTTGCTTTTGCTGCAGGCCTTGCCGATGTGGCGGTCGCGCGCCGGCGATCCACGTTTCGTCGCCGGAAACGGGCAGCTCTTCTTGGTCGACGCGCACGCCTATCGCCATTGCGGCGGCCACGCGGCAATCACCGATGCCGTGGAAGATGTCGCGTTGGCGCGCAATCTCGCCCGCTGCGGCTACGCCGTCGCCTTTGCGAGCGCGGCCTCGATTGCCGGTACGCGCGGATACGGATCGCTGCGCGCCGCCATTGGCGGCTTGGGGAGATCGCTTTACGCCGGCGGCGGCGTCGCCGCCTGCGCGGCGTTTGCCCTGTGGCAGGCGACGGCGTTCGCACTACCCTACGTGCTGTTGCCCTTCGTTCCGGCAATTGCGGCATGTGCCATCGCAGCCGGCATCGTGGCGCGCGTCGTGCTGGCGTTGCGCATGGGCGAAAGCCCGGCCGGCGTGCTGCTCGCGCCGGCGGCCGCCGCCGTTGCGACGGCCGGGGCGCTCGGCGTTGCCCTTGCCGGCGCGCGGGGCCGCCTGACGTGGCGTGGAAGAACGATTCGCCGATGAAACATTCGATTGCGGCCGTCGCTCGTATGGCCAATCTCTCGCCCGACGTCATCCGTTCCTGGGAACGGCGCTACAAGATCGTCGAACCGGCGCGCAACGCCTCGGGCGTGCGACTCTATAGCGATGAAGACGTCGCGCGCCTTACGTTAGCGCGCGAAGCGACGCGGCTTGGGCACCCGATCCGGCACGTCGCGCAGCTCAGCGACGAACAACTCGAGGAGCTGCTCGACCGCAAACCGGTGGAGAGCGGCGGAAACCTCGAGGTCGTCGCGCGCCTGCTCGACGCGATGCACGCTCACGATCTCGCCACCGCGTCGCAAATCCTGCGCGTCGCCGCCCTGCTGATCCCCGTGCGGGAGCTGGTGCTCGAAATTCTCGCGCCTGCGCTGCGCGAAGTCGGGCGCCAGTGGGAGCACGGCGACCTGGCAATCTGGCAAGAGCATTTTCTTTCCAATGAAGTCCTTGGCATTGCGGGGCCGCTGCAGCAGCTAGCACCTGGCCCGCGCGTCCTTTTTGCAACGCCGCCGTTCGAGCGCCACAGTTTCGGTATAGGCTTGGCCGCGCTGCTCGCCGCCGCGCGCGGCGTTGCCGCCTGCAACCTCGGCGTGATGGTGCCCGCGGCGCAGGTGATTGCCGCCGCACGACAGCTGCACGCGGCAGCGGTCGTTATCGGCATGACGCACGAAGCTCTGCCGAAAGAAGACGCGATTGAGTACGTGCGCCAACTCGATGCGGGCTTGCCGGCCGGCGTGGATTTGGTGCTCGGCGGCACCGCCGGCGCGCGCGTTGCCGCGTCGGTAGCGTCGCCGCGCGTACGCAGCATCGCGACGCTCGAAGAGTTCGACGCTCTCTGCGTACAGTGGCGCTAACGGCGCTTAACGCTCGGCCGTCACCGCCGTCGCAACGTCGTGCGGACCGTCCGCCATAACCCGATGCGATCGAGGCAGTGCCGTGCGCCGCGGCGCCGACTTCTCGAAGATGCGGCGAGTTAATTACGTTCGCCGCCGAGCTCGCCTAAGACGCGGCGACACGCAGCGAGGATCTCGCCCGAGAGCCTTGGATTCGCTTTCGCCACGCCACGCGCCACGGCGATGGCCCCAATTGCGCCGACGGCAATCGTTAAGGCACGTTCGCGTGGAGTCGCCGTGAGGGAGGCCTCCTGCATTGCCGCTTCAATGGCGCGTACGGTTCGTTCGAACCCTTGGGCAAACGAACGGCTCACAGTTTTATCGTGCCGGCCAATTTCGCTGCCCGACGCCGCCATCGCGCAGCCGTCGGCGACGTTGTCCCGATGCCGTTTGCTGATGTACCAATCCAGATAATTCCCGATCGTCGGTGCGGACCCGCTCGCACTTACTAAGCGCGTGAAGGTGCGCTCGAGAGCATCCGCGAGCGCTTCTGCGGCTATAGCCTCTTTTGACGGAAACTGAGCGTAGAGCGCGCCATGCGTCAGCTCGGCCTCTTTGGCGATTTCGGCCACGCCGACGCCGTCGATACCATACTCCCGAAACAGCTTACTCGCTGCACGCACGAGCGCTTCGCGGTTTTGGGCGGATTGCTCCTTGGTCACTTTCATCATTAATGATTATATCCACAATCAAACCTATTGCCAACCCCGCCGCGTCGTGTTATGATTGCGACCACAATCAAAAAGGAGACGGCATGGAGCTCAATAAGACCATCGCCCTAGTCACCGGGGCCAACCGCGGCATCGGGCGGACATACGCGGAGCATCTCGCGCGGGCGGGGGCGCCGCGGGTGTACGCGGCGGCCAGGGACCTTGCATCGCTCGCATCGCTCCAAGAACGCTTCCCGGCCGTCGTGCCGCTCTACTTGGACGTCACTGATCGCGACTCAATCGCCCGGGCTGCTGCTCGTGCCGGCGACGTGAACCTGCTCATTAACAATGCTGGTATCCTTCGCGTCGGCGGAATCGCGGGGCGATCCTCGCTCGACGAGGCGCACGAGGAGATGGAGGTAAATTACTTCGGTCTGCTCGAGGTAACCCGAGCATTCGCGCCGCTGCTGACCGCTAACGTGCCATCGGCAATTATCAACGTCCTATCCATTCTCGGCCTGATGGGGACGCCCGGCGCCGCGACGTACAGCGCCTCTAAGGCCGCGGCGCTTTCCGCCACGCGGGCCATTCGCGCCGAGCTGGCGCCCAAACAAGTACGCGTCGTTGCGGTGATGCCGGGATATGTCGACACGGAAATGACTTCTTTCCTCCAGGTCGATAAAATTTCGCCCGATGACGTGGTGGCTGCGACGTTCGCGGCATTGGCATCAGGTGATGAGGAAGTCTATCCCGGCGGCCTGGCGACGGAATTGGCACGTGCCTTTTTCACCGATCACAAGGCGCTGGAACGGCAGTTAGCGAGCTAGGCGCGGAGTCATGAAGGCCTTCGTCATCGACCGTTACGGGAGCAGAGAGGGTTTACGCCTCGCCGACATGCCGGAGCCGAAACTGCAGGCTGATGACGTACTCGTTGAGGTCCATGCTGCGGGCGTGAATCCACTCGACGCTAAAATCAGAGACGGTGAGTTCAGATTCATACTGCCCTATCGCCTACCTCTCATTTCAGGAAATGACGTCGCGGGGCGCGTTTTGCGGGTTGGATCCAAGGTTCGGCAGTTTAGGCCCGGCGACGAGATCTACGCGCGACCGAATCAGCATAGGATCGGGGCATTTGCAGAATTCATTGCCGTGAATGAATCTGACGTTGCGATGAAGCCTAAGAATCTCACCATGGAAGAAGCAGCTTCGATACCGTTAGTGGGTCTGACCGCTTGGCAGGCATTGATCGGACGATCGAATCTAAAGAAAGGGCAGAAAGTGCTCATCCATGCCGGCGCGGGCGGCGTGGGAACGTTCGCAATTCAGTTGGCAAAACATATCGGAGCGACCGTAGCAACTACAACCAGCACGGCAAACGTCGAACTGGTCAAGAGTCTAGGCGCCGATGTCGTCGTGGATTACAAAAAGGACCGCTTCGAGAAGATCCTCAATGGCTACGACGTCGTCTTGAATAGTCTCGGCAAGGACACGCTCGAAAAATCCGTGGACGTGCTAAAGAGTGGTGGAAAGTTAATCTCAATATCTGGTCCGCCCGATGCTGCATTTGCACGGCAGAATGAGTCCAGTTGGTTGTTGCAGCAGGTCATGCGTGGTTTGAGCTTCGGTATTCGCAACAGAGCCGCGCGCCATAACGTGAACT
This sequence is a window from Candidatus Binatia bacterium. Protein-coding genes within it:
- a CDS encoding NADP-dependent oxidoreductase → MKAFVIDRYGSREGLRLADMPEPKLQADDVLVEVHAAGVNPLDAKIRDGEFRFILPYRLPLISGNDVAGRVLRVGSKVRQFRPGDEIYARPNQHRIGAFAEFIAVNESDVAMKPKNLTMEEAASIPLVGLTAWQALIGRSNLKKGQKVLIHAGAGGVGTFAIQLAKHIGATVATTTSTANVELVKSLGADVVVDYKKDRFEKILNGYDVVLNSLGKDTLEKSVDVLKSGGKLISISGPPDAAFARQNESSWLLQQVMRGLSFGIRNRAARHNVNYSFLFMRANGEQLSKITHLIESKVIRPVIDRVFPFEETTDALSYVETGRSRGKVVVQVR
- a CDS encoding MerR family transcriptional regulator is translated as MKHSIAAVARMANLSPDVIRSWERRYKIVEPARNASGVRLYSDEDVARLTLAREATRLGHPIRHVAQLSDEQLEELLDRKPVESGGNLEVVARLLDAMHAHDLATASQILRVAALLIPVRELVLEILAPALREVGRQWEHGDLAIWQEHFLSNEVLGIAGPLQQLAPGPRVLFATPPFERHSFGIGLAALLAAARGVAACNLGVMVPAAQVIAAARQLHAAAVVIGMTHEALPKEDAIEYVRQLDAGLPAGVDLVLGGTAGARVAASVASPRVRSIATLEEFDALCVQWR
- a CDS encoding lysophospholipid acyltransferase family protein gives rise to the protein MIAARRYEGFVATFGAYVHWLLRRSFRGVWVSKGATFPSSGFVAVANHTSWWDGFVAFAVQRAIAPRHPFYVMMSEDGLRRFPFFRYGGAFAVDASSPRRARDAILYAADRAAAGTGLWIFPQGRLEAPGTSLVFTRGFAHVARRANVPVIPCAMRFALLDGQRPDAFLEVGPTVYDASRATGELARGAVAAMLARLDCEISSGRAFENRRSLVAPARGVDDVTGRIFAPLGKSL
- a CDS encoding glycosyltransferase family 2 protein; protein product: MAIAVLAWLCTAIACGGLAVQLLNMRFYPRLRPRTLPERSIVACVAMRNEEENARACIDGLAAQPEIGAILVCDDGSCDRTLPLLMERAARDSRIFVVPLPDSKNASKSAALAVAGAYAASLPYRYLLFTDADVRLERGAAGALLTRLHEADATALTAWPRVRGEALADVLLAPLVTLLLLQALPMWRSRAGDPRFVAGNGQLFLVDAHAYRHCGGHAAITDAVEDVALARNLARCGYAVAFASAASIAGTRGYGSLRAAIGGLGRSLYAGGGVAACAAFALWQATAFALPYVLLPFVPAIAACAIAAGIVARVVLALRMGESPAGVLLAPAAAAVATAGALGVALAGARGRLTWRGRTIRR
- a CDS encoding SDR family NAD(P)-dependent oxidoreductase, whose amino-acid sequence is MELNKTIALVTGANRGIGRTYAEHLARAGAPRVYAAARDLASLASLQERFPAVVPLYLDVTDRDSIARAAARAGDVNLLINNAGILRVGGIAGRSSLDEAHEEMEVNYFGLLEVTRAFAPLLTANVPSAIINVLSILGLMGTPGAATYSASKAAALSATRAIRAELAPKQVRVVAVMPGYVDTEMTSFLQVDKISPDDVVAATFAALASGDEEVYPGGLATELARAFFTDHKALERQLAS
- a CDS encoding helix-turn-helix domain-containing protein produces the protein MMKVTKEQSAQNREALVRAASKLFREYGIDGVGVAEIAKEAELTHGALYAQFPSKEAIAAEALADALERTFTRLVSASGSAPTIGNYLDWYISKRHRDNVADGCAMAASGSEIGRHDKTVSRSFAQGFERTVRAIEAAMQEASLTATPRERALTIAVGAIGAIAVARGVAKANPRLSGEILAACRRVLGELGGERN
- a CDS encoding DUF2269 family protein, encoding MTFLKTLHVAAAVLWLGNFAVTGVWALRAYFARDKALFAFATREILFTDVLFTACFGGAVVASGVALAHLEGFDPVRVLWTRRALEVVIFGGLIWLGVLLPVELTMRRRARDGSPGLPTLFALWNAAGWLVTIALFSVIYLMIAKPV
- the crtI gene encoding phytoene desaturase family protein, whose protein sequence is MKSVIVVGAGFAGLSAAIELARRDLRVTVVESQSSPGGRAQRLHAAGGYTFDAGPTLLVMTDVLRSVLGADAFEDLSLERLEPGYRVLWPGGERFEMSSNLARFLEEIARFEGFDRRSPALEYLAAVHEQYLQARAKILDVDHTPLSFLATLLRPGRFAPWSLRPLLRFARKYFRSDRVVQALTFQPLYLGTSPLRAPGVYAMLAVEEIVGGVWYARGGIGTVVDALEAQARALGVTFAYDAPARAVVEERGRARGVRCDGGELRADGVVVTADREPAMRALFADPPRMRRRLRYGHSAIVWYLGIEGSVELPHHSMLLPDDAWSAYEALDRGEEPSEPLVYACNPCISDESRAPRGHSVLTLLAPVPNASALPRLDEEALFARVLARVEREAGPLRRRIRYAGSRGPRTFASQLQLARGAAFGPDHTLDQMAVLRPSIRHPRIGNVVFAGSGTHPGSGVPMVLISGRLAAQHLVEAIA